One segment of Sinorhizobium mexicanum DNA contains the following:
- a CDS encoding RNA polymerase sigma factor encodes MIERMRISSPGHPDFLPSECLLHFVRKSKRDNSSVPFELMYKALIARIERAAATPGAYHYVGEKQAVSSRAEKIIEAVVFAFEVKLIEDRNGYLAALDYFEVNFAAAIKALRLTARAKADLEEKRNQPLSYDDDETISPEVEKAAGSYDPFKSEKIDDPAYRSALGVAINKLPAEEREVILLSLKGYNDASSDPEVITISGLLGCNDQTVRNRRKRAIGKLRKAMEDLE; translated from the coding sequence TTGATCGAACGTATGCGAATCTCATCCCCGGGGCATCCTGACTTCCTGCCTTCGGAATGCCTCCTGCACTTCGTCCGTAAATCGAAGCGGGACAATTCTAGTGTCCCGTTCGAACTTATGTACAAGGCATTGATTGCCAGGATCGAGCGGGCCGCTGCGACGCCGGGGGCGTATCACTATGTAGGTGAAAAGCAGGCCGTCAGCTCCCGCGCTGAAAAGATTATCGAAGCGGTAGTCTTTGCTTTCGAGGTCAAATTGATCGAGGACCGTAACGGCTATCTAGCTGCGCTGGATTATTTTGAGGTGAATTTTGCAGCGGCCATAAAGGCGTTGCGTCTGACAGCGCGCGCAAAGGCCGATCTGGAAGAAAAACGAAATCAGCCATTGTCCTACGACGACGACGAAACGATTTCGCCCGAAGTCGAGAAGGCTGCCGGATCATACGATCCATTTAAGTCCGAAAAAATTGACGATCCGGCTTACCGGTCCGCGCTCGGTGTTGCGATCAACAAGCTACCCGCAGAAGAACGTGAAGTTATTCTGCTCTCCCTCAAGGGCTACAACGATGCCTCGAGCGACCCCGAAGTCATCACGATATCCGGCCTCCTCGGATGCAACGACCAAACGGTCCGCAACCGCAGGAAGAGAGCTATTGGCAAGCTCCGGAAGGCTATGGAGGATTTAGAATGA